The window GTTTTTCTGCTTCGTCATTTTTTTGGTTGGATTGATTTTTAAACAACAAAGGAAGTAACCCTTTCGAGCTATTTCCACCATCAAATATTATTGTTTTTAAACCCGCTTTGTTCCTGCCATAGCTAAAGCTTACCTTGCTATGTTCATTCTTCAGACAGGTTTTATTATTAGACTACCTATTATTTACTTAAACAATGTTTGAACCACTAACCCAATTCCTTTCATTTAATTTTGTTGGAACTAATGGGATTGCAAATTTAAACATTATTTAGATTTAATCTAAGAAAGATTTAAATAAGCGACAAATATAAAAAATCCTCTCAATTGTAAATAAAGAATTAAAAAAAAATTCAGTATTGGAACTGATTAAAAACGAGATCATTAGGCGCCTATGAAATGATGGTAAGCATGCTTAAAATAGCTACTCATCTAGATTAAATAATGGCAAAAATCCTTGTTCACCCTTCCAATTTTTTACTGAAAGACTTTTCACATCCATCAATACAGCTTCCGAATAAAAGGGAATTTCTATGGGAGGAGCTTTCTTAAATCCGAATTATTCAAATGGATTCGTAATTTGTACTGTAATCTCCAAACAGCAATGAATTGGCAGATTTTGAAGTGATTTCTACCGGCAATAAGTTGTCTATTGCATGTTCGGCTTAAAATTAAGATTGATTACATATCCCAAAGTAAAATACAAATTAACTCTAAAAATATTCCAGTTTAAATGGACTTACCCCAATTGAAAATTCACATACAAAAGCACTAAACAGTCTGTTGGTTCACCATTTAAGTATAGCGGAATCCAATCATTTGGCATCATAGATACCACCCTTAATGCCTCCGCATCTAAGGCCTTGTCTCCCGGCTTGGGAATAAAAGGACGGACCATTTCCCCTTCTTTGGTAATGGTCACCATCACACCTACTGTGCCAGTAGCTCCTTTTGTCCTTGCAGCATGTGGATAATGTATATTATTGGCTAAAAAATACAAAAACTTAGCATCACCACCGAGCAATACCGGAATAGCCCCGGTTTCTAATTTCACCAAATCCTGGTCTTTTAAAATAAATACAGCCTGAAGAGAGTTAAAGTTTTGCAGGTATTCAAATTTTTTTGTTGTGTAATTGTATTTCTGGATTATAGTGTTATCCGAATCAAAAAATTCCCAGATACCGGACTTATTGCCCTGACTAAATTGGCCCTTCACACGAAATCCCAGCTTCCCCTTGTATTTCATTTCGGCAACGCCTTCTTTTATTTGTGAGTCTTTAAGCACATGGTAAGTAGAAACCATATTAGGATTTTTACTTTTCTCGTTTACCTTTTGAAGTGCTTGAGAGAAAGAGGAATATAACGCGGAACAACAAAAAGTAATGGTAATTAACAATTTTATCCAACTGTTGGTCTTATTCATGGTTAAAAGGGCTTATTAAATCACTCAAAGTAATAACATTCAAGGCCTAAAGTAACCATATTTTTTTTACATTACTAACCTCTTAGGAGTTTAATTTTTCGGCAAATAGGCCCATGCAACAAACTGCTTTTTATACCTATAAAATTATATGGCCAATAATTTAAAAAGCATCTTCGACCTTAAAAGACCTAAGGGTGAAGAAAACGTTGCTACCTAAAGCAAAAACCTTATTTGGGGATGATTTCACTAATATTGATTTACCCATGTCATCTTCTAAGGTTACCTGTTGGTGATCACCATAAAAAGAACATTGCCTCACTGTTCCTATCAGGGCTTGTCTCAAGCCTTTTTTTACTTTGACCTCTTCGGGTCTAAATAGAATTTTTACTTTATTGTTAAAAACTTTGGAACGTTCATCATCTATAAACCCAAAGGAAGTATAGAACCCATCGCTCGTAGCAGTGGCAAGTAATTCATTCCTTTTACCAAAGAAATTGGCCACATAAGAATTTGATGGACGTTGATATATATTTTGCGGCGAATCAATCTGTTGTAAATATCCTTTATGAAATACTGCCAAGCGGTCAGAAATAGAGAGCGCTACTGCTTTATCACTTGTTTCCACCAAAGCAGCTATACCGGCTTGTTTCAAGCATCGCTTAGTTTCGACTATAAGGTCGTGCTTGTACATGCCTCTCAGCTGTCTGAAGGGTTCTGACAAAACCAACAGCCGAGGCTCTGGAGCTATTGCCCTGGCTAGAGTGACTCGGAACCTATCCTCTATACCTAGCGCTTCGGGATATTTTTCAGAAAAACCATCCAAACCTAGCAATTTCAAACTCGCCAAGGCCTGCTGCTCAATTTCTTGTTTTCTCCCTTTTAAGGCTAATTTTACATTCTCTAAAATACTGAGGTTAGGAAACAGGGCATAATCTTGAAAAATCACACCGATTGTAGGTCTATTAACCGTCAAGTCACCAAGTTTTGGGCCTGAAAATAACAATTTCCCACTGTCAAAATTTTCCAGACCAAGTATGCCTCGAATAAGGGTGGACACACCAGCGTCTTGATCACCTGACAAGACCAAAATCTCTCCCTCTTTCACCTCAAAAGAAACATTGGAAAGGATATTAACCTTGTTTGGCGCTTTTATTTTGTGTATTCCTTCCAGCTTTAGAATATGCATTGAAAACTTATGATCTCTATAAAACCTTTAAACAGTAATTTTGGATGAAACCTGTGTGTTTGGCAGCAAGACTTTTGCCAAATTGGTATATTTCTTTCCTTAAGACAGCGTTGACAACCAAAATGTAAAGTTAAGCCAAATTCTTCTGATAAGGCTGAGAAGCAGTAACAGGAATTGG of the Cyclobacterium marinum DSM 745 genome contains:
- a CDS encoding energy transducer TonB, translating into MNKTNSWIKLLITITFCCSALYSSFSQALQKVNEKSKNPNMVSTYHVLKDSQIKEGVAEMKYKGKLGFRVKGQFSQGNKSGIWEFFDSDNTIIQKYNYTTKKFEYLQNFNSLQAVFILKDQDLVKLETGAIPVLLGGDAKFLYFLANNIHYPHAARTKGATGTVGVMVTITKEGEMVRPFIPKPGDKALDAEALRVVSMMPNDWIPLYLNGEPTDCLVLLYVNFQLG
- a CDS encoding ABC transporter ATP-binding protein, which encodes MHILKLEGIHKIKAPNKVNILSNVSFEVKEGEILVLSGDQDAGVSTLIRGILGLENFDSGKLLFSGPKLGDLTVNRPTIGVIFQDYALFPNLSILENVKLALKGRKQEIEQQALASLKLLGLDGFSEKYPEALGIEDRFRVTLARAIAPEPRLLVLSEPFRQLRGMYKHDLIVETKRCLKQAGIAALVETSDKAVALSISDRLAVFHKGYLQQIDSPQNIYQRPSNSYVANFFGKRNELLATATSDGFYTSFGFIDDERSKVFNNKVKILFRPEEVKVKKGLRQALIGTVRQCSFYGDHQQVTLEDDMGKSILVKSSPNKVFALGSNVFFTLRSFKVEDAF